In Leptospira sp. WS58.C1, a single genomic region encodes these proteins:
- a CDS encoding flagellar motor protein MotB — protein MKPSLLRLTPVLLFLFSLPLFSDAFYFPWEYNKLFNENATLRIELDSLRLRYRNETENSKKEKLSLDARIQNLEEQLAGEKSFRERDKEISAEQIRALENQIALLKAKSGNKEKELIEENEKQSKKYQELLSELKSELEKERLGCIRKMDELKREYESKIAGLEARIKELEDNLSKLKNLNEDQKRELNRLAEQATELESKLSGEIAKGQIRVKRFHNRLVINIDDQISFDSGSAELKKQIFPALDKIKEILVKYPGNLIIVEGHTDNIPIRNKKFNDNWQLSTERALSVVRFLLESKNLDARNFSVAGYGEHQPIVSNDTPENRSLNRRVDIVLEPQSGKSH, from the coding sequence ATGAAACCTTCTCTTTTACGACTTACTCCCGTTCTTCTATTCTTATTTTCTTTGCCGCTGTTTTCAGACGCATTTTATTTCCCTTGGGAATACAACAAACTCTTTAATGAGAACGCCACCTTGAGAATTGAGTTGGATTCTCTTAGACTTCGTTATAGAAACGAGACCGAAAACTCTAAAAAGGAAAAACTAAGCCTAGATGCCAGGATCCAAAATTTGGAAGAGCAGCTCGCAGGCGAAAAATCCTTCAGAGAAAGAGACAAAGAAATTTCAGCTGAGCAGATCCGTGCTTTGGAAAACCAGATCGCTCTTCTAAAAGCCAAAAGTGGAAATAAAGAAAAAGAACTGATAGAAGAGAACGAAAAGCAGTCCAAAAAATACCAGGAACTCCTCTCCGAATTAAAGTCCGAACTTGAAAAAGAAAGACTGGGTTGTATCCGGAAAATGGATGAACTCAAAAGAGAATATGAGTCCAAAATTGCAGGTCTGGAAGCAAGGATCAAAGAATTAGAAGATAATCTTTCCAAACTCAAAAATCTAAATGAAGATCAAAAAAGAGAATTAAATCGTTTAGCGGAACAAGCAACCGAACTAGAATCCAAACTATCCGGTGAGATTGCCAAGGGCCAGATCCGAGTAAAACGTTTTCATAATAGACTAGTCATCAATATAGACGATCAGATCTCTTTTGATTCAGGCTCAGCCGAATTGAAAAAACAGATCTTTCCAGCTTTGGACAAGATCAAAGAGATCCTGGTAAAATATCCGGGTAACCTGATCATTGTAGAAGGCCATACGGATAATATTCCGATACGTAATAAAAAATTTAACGATAACTGGCAGTTATCAACGGAAAGAGCGCTTTCCGTAGTTCGATTTTTATTAGAGAGTAAAAATTTAGACGCAAGGAACTTCTCCGTAGCAGGATATGGAGAACACCAACCGATCGTTTCCAATGATACTCCTGAAAACCGTTCCTTGAATAGAAGAGTGGATATCGTTCTAGAACCCCAGAGCGGAAAGAGTCACTAA
- the mgtE gene encoding magnesium transporter translates to MDETNSTKEISSLKANPQSADWMDFFLEKIEKKDNKFLLDFTSSNHPADIAEVLEKLDINEAFYVFKLCDSEQQSEILVEFDEDRQADLISRLNMKEISPIVENLEPDDVTNLISEIPKAKAEEILNSLDREDSSQIRKQLNFREYTAGRLMTTEFASAYETDTVRKAIIKLRRVAKETDDIYLLYVTDAENHLKGFIRLKDLFLAPLNQKVSRLVKEEVFSIHYDTDQEEVARIFRKYDLVSAAVVDDLDRIIGRITVDDILDIVQEEASEDILRMGGVSEEERLNTSIWDSIRRRLTWLVINLGTAVVAASTVALFEDTIQSFVLLASLMPIVAGMGGNAGTQSITVVVRNIATGDLSQSNWTVGFRKEGIIGLINGLTIGSITGLAVFFYTGKLALAIVIFLAMLANLIVAAIVGACIPMLLKVVGIDPAIASSIFVTTTTDVFGFFCFLGLATLFLQYLV, encoded by the coding sequence ATGGACGAAACAAATAGCACGAAGGAAATTTCTTCCCTGAAGGCAAATCCGCAATCCGCAGACTGGATGGATTTTTTCCTCGAAAAGATAGAAAAAAAGGACAATAAGTTCTTACTCGACTTCACTTCTTCCAATCACCCGGCGGATATAGCCGAGGTCCTGGAAAAGCTGGATATTAACGAAGCATTCTACGTATTTAAACTTTGTGATTCCGAACAGCAGTCCGAAATTTTAGTCGAGTTCGACGAGGATAGGCAGGCAGATCTGATCTCCCGCCTGAATATGAAGGAGATCTCTCCTATCGTCGAAAATCTGGAACCGGACGACGTTACAAATCTGATCTCTGAGATCCCCAAGGCAAAAGCCGAGGAAATCCTGAACTCTTTGGATCGGGAAGATTCTTCTCAGATCCGAAAACAGCTGAATTTTAGGGAATATACTGCCGGTCGTTTGATGACGACCGAATTTGCATCCGCGTATGAGACCGACACGGTCAGAAAAGCGATCATCAAATTAAGAAGGGTCGCCAAAGAGACGGACGATATCTACCTTCTTTATGTTACCGACGCGGAAAATCATTTAAAAGGTTTTATCAGACTCAAGGACCTATTTCTTGCACCTCTTAACCAGAAAGTGAGTCGGCTTGTAAAAGAGGAAGTATTCTCCATACATTATGATACGGACCAGGAAGAAGTTGCCCGAATATTCAGGAAATACGACTTAGTTTCCGCGGCAGTGGTTGACGATCTGGATAGGATCATAGGCAGGATCACGGTAGACGATATCTTGGATATCGTTCAGGAAGAAGCGTCCGAGGACATTTTGCGGATGGGGGGTGTTTCAGAGGAAGAACGGTTGAATACTTCCATCTGGGATTCCATTCGAAGGAGATTGACCTGGCTTGTGATCAATCTAGGAACCGCCGTGGTAGCTGCGTCTACAGTCGCTCTTTTCGAAGACACAATCCAATCCTTTGTATTACTTGCGAGCCTAATGCCGATCGTAGCCGGGATGGGGGGAAATGCCGGCACCCAATCCATTACTGTAGTCGTACGAAATATCGCTACGGGCGATTTGAGCCAATCCAACTGGACGGTTGGTTTTCGAAAAGAAGGGATCATAGGTTTAATCAACGGTCTCACGATCGGTTCGATCACAGGACTTGCCGTATTTTTTTATACGGGAAAACTTGCCTTGGCGATTGTTATCTTTTTGGCGATGCTCGCAAATCTGATCGTAGCAGCCATTGTAGGAGCTTGTATCCCTATGTTACTAAAAGTAGTCGGGATCGATCCTGCAATTGCATCTTCCATATTTGTAACAACTACCACGGATGTGTTCGGCTTCTTTTGTTTCTTGGGGCTTGCCACACTATTCTTGCAATATTTGGTATAG
- the uvrA gene encoding excinuclease ABC subunit UvrA, with the protein MDHIRIRGAREHNLKNINVDIPRDKLVVITGLSGSGKSSLAFDTIYAEGQRRYVESLSAYARQFLGQMEKPDLDLIEGLSPAISIEQKTTHRNPRSTVGTVTEIYDYLRLLYARVGKPHCPICGTPIQSLSIDQITERILNFPEGTKIQILAPIVSGKKGEHKDVLEKIRKDGFNRIRLNGEIKTLDEEIVLKKSFKATIEIVVDRLVIKDGIRSRLTDSVETALKQSEGILLMDDGKKDHTFSQKLSCPNHPEESLPELSPRLFSFNSPFGACETCDGLGSLLEFDEDLLITDSELSLVEGCIEAWAGAKSNSYWFLTTVHSLAKKLKFDYNTAWKDLPKKVRDTILYGDKNLKIDYDFRNEKSHYEFSREFEGVIPNLKRRYKEGSEARRQQLEGYMTNHHCPACEGKRLKPVSLHVEVNGLTIDKFSAFSVEKGLEFVKSMKPKGSEEVIARPILKEIQQRLTFLNDVGVGYLSLERAAGTLSGGEAQRIRLATQIGSRLQGVLYILDEPSIGLHQRDNTKLVNTLKELRDLGNTVLVVEHDQETMEEADWLIDMGPGAGVHGGTIVCSGTPEEVAKNKNSLTGKFLSGKEFIPIPKTVRPGNGKKLKIVNAKENNLKNVSVEIPLGKLIVVTGVSGSGKSTLINDILYNAAAHKVMKVRTVWGKHEKITGLEEIDKIINIDQSPIGRTPRSNPATYTGLFTVVRDMFAQLEESKLRGYSPGRFSFNVSGGRCETCEGDGILKIEMHFLPDVYVTCDVCKGKRYNQETLEVRYKGKNIYEILEMTVEDSIPFFENIPALKRKLETLDEVGLGYIKLGQPATTFSGGEAQRIKLASELSKRPTGKTLYILDEPTTGLHFEDVRHLMSVLHTLVDRGNSMIVIEHNLDVIKQADWIIDLGPEGGDGGGKIIAEGTPAEVAKIKESFTGQYLKKVLGNSGKKAG; encoded by the coding sequence TTGGATCATATCCGCATCCGAGGAGCTCGGGAGCATAATCTTAAAAATATCAATGTGGATATTCCGCGGGACAAACTCGTGGTTATCACCGGACTTTCCGGTTCCGGTAAATCTTCTCTTGCATTCGATACGATCTATGCGGAAGGACAGAGAAGATATGTCGAAAGTCTCTCCGCGTATGCCAGACAATTTTTGGGCCAGATGGAAAAACCGGATCTGGACCTGATCGAAGGCCTTTCTCCTGCGATTTCTATTGAGCAAAAGACCACTCATCGAAACCCTAGATCCACTGTAGGAACTGTAACGGAGATCTACGATTACCTGCGTCTTCTTTACGCGAGGGTAGGAAAACCCCATTGTCCGATTTGTGGAACCCCCATCCAATCTCTCTCCATTGATCAAATCACCGAAAGGATCCTCAATTTTCCGGAAGGAACTAAGATCCAGATTTTAGCTCCTATCGTTTCCGGCAAGAAGGGGGAGCATAAGGATGTTCTGGAGAAGATTAGAAAGGACGGATTTAACAGAATACGATTAAACGGTGAGATCAAAACTTTGGACGAAGAGATCGTTCTGAAAAAAAGTTTTAAGGCAACGATTGAGATCGTAGTGGATCGTCTTGTGATCAAGGACGGAATCCGTTCTCGTTTGACCGATTCGGTGGAGACCGCTCTCAAACAATCGGAAGGGATCCTTCTCATGGACGACGGAAAGAAGGATCATACATTCTCCCAGAAACTTTCCTGTCCGAATCACCCGGAAGAATCTTTGCCGGAACTCTCTCCTAGATTATTTTCCTTCAACTCACCGTTCGGCGCCTGCGAAACCTGCGACGGACTTGGGAGCCTTTTGGAATTCGACGAGGATCTTTTAATTACGGATTCTGAACTTTCTCTCGTAGAAGGTTGTATAGAAGCCTGGGCAGGAGCAAAAAGTAATAGTTACTGGTTTTTAACAACCGTACATTCTTTGGCTAAAAAATTAAAATTCGATTATAATACCGCATGGAAGGATCTTCCTAAAAAGGTGAGAGACACCATTCTGTATGGAGACAAAAATCTCAAAATAGATTACGATTTTAGAAATGAAAAATCGCATTACGAATTCAGTAGAGAATTCGAAGGTGTGATCCCGAACTTAAAAAGAAGATATAAAGAAGGTTCGGAAGCAAGACGCCAGCAGTTGGAAGGATATATGACAAATCATCATTGTCCTGCCTGTGAAGGAAAACGTTTGAAACCCGTTAGCCTTCATGTGGAAGTAAACGGTCTGACCATCGACAAGTTCTCCGCTTTCAGTGTGGAAAAGGGATTAGAATTCGTAAAATCCATGAAGCCTAAGGGAAGCGAAGAAGTTATCGCAAGACCGATCTTGAAGGAAATCCAACAAAGACTTACCTTTTTGAACGATGTGGGGGTCGGGTACTTAAGTTTGGAACGTGCTGCTGGAACTCTTTCCGGCGGAGAGGCGCAAAGGATCAGGCTTGCTACTCAGATCGGATCTAGACTACAAGGTGTATTATATATTTTAGATGAACCTTCGATCGGTCTTCACCAAAGAGATAATACAAAATTGGTCAATACTCTCAAAGAACTGAGAGATCTTGGAAACACAGTTTTAGTCGTTGAGCACGATCAGGAAACAATGGAAGAGGCGGACTGGTTGATCGACATGGGACCTGGCGCGGGGGTTCATGGTGGAACAATCGTTTGTTCCGGAACTCCGGAAGAAGTTGCCAAAAACAAAAATTCGCTTACGGGTAAGTTTTTATCCGGCAAAGAATTTATCCCGATCCCTAAGACTGTGAGACCGGGGAATGGGAAAAAGCTCAAGATCGTAAACGCAAAAGAAAATAATCTGAAAAACGTAAGTGTCGAGATCCCTCTTGGAAAATTGATCGTGGTGACCGGTGTATCCGGTTCAGGAAAGTCCACTCTGATCAACGATATCTTATATAACGCAGCGGCTCATAAAGTAATGAAGGTGAGAACCGTTTGGGGAAAACATGAGAAGATCACTGGATTGGAAGAAATAGATAAGATCATCAATATTGACCAATCACCGATCGGACGAACTCCTAGATCTAACCCGGCTACTTATACGGGACTTTTTACCGTGGTTCGCGACATGTTTGCTCAGTTAGAAGAATCCAAACTCCGAGGCTATTCTCCGGGAAGATTCAGCTTTAATGTGAGCGGGGGAAGATGCGAGACTTGCGAGGGAGACGGTATCCTAAAAATAGAGATGCATTTCCTTCCGGATGTGTACGTTACCTGCGATGTTTGTAAGGGGAAACGGTACAACCAAGAAACTTTAGAAGTTCGTTATAAAGGCAAAAATATCTATGAGATCTTGGAGATGACTGTCGAGGATTCGATCCCATTCTTCGAAAATATTCCTGCATTAAAACGAAAACTGGAAACCTTGGACGAAGTTGGATTAGGTTATATCAAACTAGGACAGCCGGCCACTACATTCTCCGGCGGTGAAGCACAAAGGATCAAATTGGCTTCCGAATTATCCAAAAGACCTACCGGAAAAACATTATATATTTTGGACGAACCCACGACCGGACTTCATTTCGAAGATGTTCGGCATTTGATGAGTGTTTTACATACGCTTGTGGATCGCGGAAATTCGATGATCGTGATCGAACATAATCTGGATGTGATCAAACAGGCGGATTGGATCATAGATTTGGGGCCCGAAGGAGGGGATGGAGGCGGCAAAATTATCGCAGAAGGAACTCCCGCAGAGGTCGCAAAGATCAAAGAATCATTCACCGGACAATATCTGAAAAAAGTTTTAGGAAATTCTGGAAAGAAGGCTGGTTAA
- a CDS encoding acyl-CoA dehydrogenase family protein: MKELREKLSSFPPGEFRSVYKSVLPIIAKAGLLNALKDGGFRAFHEKLIFLPSFPHGIGVGVGLMAQTNVAGKILKLVLGSEEGASINEKARNLALELQDRLVNGLGIIGLGVSEPGWMGKLTNLKSSAKILPNGEIELNFHKGFVTNGADAEGYLVVAKEEEKNRFGVFFIPRDFPGLNIEEVYLDVAREATHCKITGENFKLPSHYHFIEDYTKLGADIHLSEMLSAAVLFCGAIRKIVSDLSQGSESRERFSVLGKLWDLSGLLYGKCLEISDKKDKDPNYKIEEDHPYGYEAILDECISILESIPNFDHKKEYPDLGLFCTIHPARSPVYIKNRLKQSKSWRKFGNL, from the coding sequence ATGAAAGAACTAAGAGAGAAACTTTCTTCCTTTCCTCCGGGAGAATTTAGATCCGTTTATAAATCCGTTTTGCCTATTATTGCGAAGGCAGGATTACTCAATGCCTTAAAAGACGGCGGATTCAGAGCATTTCACGAAAAGTTAATATTTCTTCCTTCTTTCCCTCACGGGATCGGGGTGGGGGTAGGGCTCATGGCCCAAACCAATGTGGCCGGAAAGATCTTGAAACTCGTACTCGGTTCCGAAGAGGGAGCTTCTATCAATGAAAAAGCCAGAAATTTAGCCTTAGAACTTCAGGATCGATTAGTAAACGGTCTTGGGATCATAGGGCTTGGAGTGAGCGAACCAGGCTGGATGGGAAAACTCACCAATCTTAAATCTTCGGCAAAAATACTGCCTAACGGCGAAATTGAATTAAATTTTCATAAAGGTTTCGTGACTAACGGAGCCGACGCAGAAGGTTACTTGGTCGTTGCCAAGGAAGAGGAGAAAAATCGGTTCGGAGTATTTTTTATCCCCAGAGATTTTCCCGGTTTAAACATCGAGGAAGTGTATCTAGATGTCGCACGAGAAGCCACTCATTGTAAGATCACGGGCGAAAATTTCAAACTACCGTCTCATTATCATTTTATAGAGGATTATACCAAATTAGGGGCCGATATCCATCTTTCCGAAATGTTGTCCGCTGCCGTTCTATTCTGTGGTGCGATTCGTAAAATTGTTTCCGATTTAAGTCAGGGAAGCGAATCCAGAGAAAGATTTTCAGTTTTAGGGAAACTCTGGGACCTAAGCGGACTTCTCTACGGAAAATGCCTAGAAATTTCCGACAAGAAGGACAAGGACCCGAATTATAAAATAGAAGAAGATCATCCGTACGGGTACGAAGCGATTTTGGATGAATGTATTTCCATTTTGGAATCCATCCCTAACTTCGATCATAAAAAAGAATATCCTGACCTGGGTCTTTTTTGCACTATCCACCCTGCCAGAAGCCCGGTTTATATTAAGAACAGGCTCAAGCAGTCTAAAAGTTGGAGAAAATTCGGGAATCTTTAA
- a CDS encoding LA_2219 family laminin/E-cadherin/plasminogen-binding protein has product MFRVSVFRIFLVGFAVLFCLYFISCISAGGPSTQTPETPKGEILPNPAGENEEIIDEDGKEVKITSTDPISFQSQSKDSAEYFRVYITSDSYQVRQIRGSKYIRRKVDKGGDALISEELVKYNRINFSDDGIILVILNGNTGAVETIRFNTRVPRINNLAKIIQNDVTRWSMEHSEEKPVVTKYQIHYTIKLENKSNTTRDTVKEELKGEVKKR; this is encoded by the coding sequence ATGTTTCGCGTTTCGGTTTTCCGAATTTTTTTAGTCGGTTTTGCGGTTCTGTTTTGTTTATACTTTATTTCCTGCATTAGCGCCGGAGGACCAAGCACCCAAACTCCGGAAACTCCTAAGGGAGAGATCCTCCCCAATCCAGCCGGAGAAAACGAGGAGATCATAGACGAAGACGGTAAAGAAGTGAAGATCACCTCCACTGATCCTATTTCTTTCCAGAGCCAGTCCAAAGACAGTGCGGAATATTTTCGAGTGTATATTACAAGCGACTCTTACCAGGTTCGCCAGATTAGAGGTTCCAAATATATCCGCAGAAAAGTGGATAAGGGAGGAGATGCACTCATCAGTGAAGAATTAGTAAAATATAATAGGATCAATTTCAGCGACGATGGGATTATATTAGTGATCCTGAACGGAAACACGGGTGCCGTCGAAACGATCCGTTTTAATACAAGAGTTCCGAGAATAAACAATTTAGCCAAGATCATCCAGAATGATGTGACCCGTTGGTCTATGGAACATTCGGAGGAAAAGCCGGTGGTAACTAAATACCAGATCCACTATACGATCAAATTGGAAAATAAATCCAATACCACCAGAGACACGGTTAAGGAAGAACTGAAGGGAGAGGTAAAGAAGAGATAA
- a CDS encoding cation diffusion facilitator family transporter: MEKNNPSSSNFEPFGRQAILRPKRKNTLRSLVFAFLLSIGIFSWEIFGSAQSKSLALLADAGHVISDSFAFLLSIFAVLVSDKKPNAKMNFGFFRVEVFAAFLNSILISGISIFIIYEAIQRFRHQEEIGTESMLIFSLGTIGLNLISVWLLKRISADNINLRTAYLHVLNDLFGTIAVLVGAILIRLFDWTWIDPLLSLALSIFILRAAIVILKESLLILLESSPTFDEWDHLKKDLLHIKGVDSILSAHTWTLTKGIHACAFRIQIINGSDHKKILKEAYELLRSEWKFEQIYLQLEDPTTTHTIDGIIAKTLHDINSEEWGHHHHTHDHPAHHH; this comes from the coding sequence TTGGAAAAAAACAATCCTTCATCTTCTAATTTCGAACCTTTTGGGAGGCAAGCAATCCTTCGTCCCAAAAGAAAGAATACATTACGTAGTTTAGTTTTTGCATTCTTACTTTCCATTGGGATCTTTTCCTGGGAAATATTCGGTTCCGCTCAAAGTAAAAGTCTGGCACTTCTAGCGGATGCTGGTCATGTGATCTCGGATTCATTCGCCTTTTTATTGAGTATATTTGCAGTTTTAGTCTCAGACAAAAAACCGAATGCAAAGATGAACTTCGGATTTTTCAGAGTGGAAGTATTTGCAGCATTTCTAAATTCCATTTTGATCTCAGGAATTTCTATTTTTATCATATACGAAGCTATCCAAAGATTCCGTCATCAGGAAGAAATTGGCACCGAATCCATGCTGATTTTCAGTTTAGGAACCATCGGCCTTAATCTGATCTCTGTTTGGCTATTAAAAAGGATATCCGCAGATAATATCAATTTAAGGACGGCTTACCTTCATGTTTTGAATGATCTATTCGGAACGATTGCTGTTTTAGTAGGAGCAATTTTGATCCGACTCTTTGATTGGACATGGATCGATCCACTGCTCAGTTTGGCGCTTTCTATCTTTATCTTAAGGGCTGCCATTGTCATCTTGAAGGAAAGTCTTTTGATCCTTTTGGAATCTTCTCCCACCTTTGATGAATGGGATCATTTGAAAAAGGATCTGTTGCATATCAAAGGAGTGGATTCTATTCTTTCTGCTCACACCTGGACGTTAACAAAAGGGATCCATGCTTGTGCATTTAGAATACAAATTATAAACGGATCCGATCATAAAAAGATCCTAAAGGAAGCCTACGAACTATTGAGAAGCGAATGGAAGTTCGAACAGATCTATTTGCAATTGGAAGACCCGACTACCACTCATACAATTGATGGGATCATTGCAAAAACCTTACATGATATTAATTCGGAAGAATGGGGACATCACCACCATACTCATGACCATCCGGCTCATCATCATTAA